A stretch of Henckelia pumila isolate YLH828 chromosome 4, ASM3356847v2, whole genome shotgun sequence DNA encodes these proteins:
- the LOC140864563 gene encoding uncharacterized protein isoform X3: MLTLSASTLRDQDALSKVPTREVLEGRAYGLQHPWFGIVNRSQADINKNVDMNSSRQKEREYFESSPEYGHLAHKMRSEYLAKLLSQSWTVLAGPLQLMAQLYKILEMCRAFDGIFKEHLDGGYMPTPVLVIIDVQPKELGIPTKAYYAVEEVKEDVFNLLPNLNVSELIKAFAVKTNDMMLVIYLSSLIRSVLALHNLINTNERDF; this comes from the exons ATG CTAACTCTTTCTGCTTCAACCTTGCGTGATCAGGATGCGCTGTCAAAGGTGCCGACACGAGAA GTACTCGAGGGTAGAGCGTACGGGCTCCAACATCCATGGTTTGGAATAGTGAACCGTTcacaagctgatatcaataagaaTGTTGACATGAATTCTTCTCGCCAAAAAGAAAGGGAATATTTTGAATCAAGCCCAGAATATGGGCATCTTGCTCACAAAATGAGATCAGAATATCTGGCAAAGCTTTTGTCTCAG AGTTGGACTGTATTGGCAGGCCCATTGCAACTGATG GcacaattgtacaaaattttggaAATGTGCCGTGCATTTGATGGCATATTTAAGGAACATTTGGATGGCGG CTACATGCCAACTCCTGTGTTAGTCATTATCGACGTCCAGCCGAAAGAGCTTGGGATACCCACTAAAGCCTATTATGCGGTTGAGGAGGTTAAAGAG GATGTTTTCAACCTACTTCCTAATCTAAATGTGTCCGAATTAATTAAAGCTTTTGCAG TGAAAACAAATGATATGATGTTGGTCATATATCTTTCGTCCCTCATCAGAAGTGTGCTTGCTCTTCATAATTTGATCAACACTAACGAGAGAG ACTTCTAG
- the LOC140864563 gene encoding phragmoplastin DRP1E-like isoform X4 has translation MLTLSASTLRDQDALSKVPTREVLEGRAYGLQHPWFGIVNRSQADINKNVDMNSSRQKEREYFESSPEYGHLAHKMRSEYLAKLLSQSWTVLAGPLQLMAQLYKILEMCRAFDGIFKEHLDGGYMPTPVLVIIDVQPKELGIPTKAYYAVEEVKENVTQKIQKVFVHVPSGCFQPTS, from the exons ATG CTAACTCTTTCTGCTTCAACCTTGCGTGATCAGGATGCGCTGTCAAAGGTGCCGACACGAGAA GTACTCGAGGGTAGAGCGTACGGGCTCCAACATCCATGGTTTGGAATAGTGAACCGTTcacaagctgatatcaataagaaTGTTGACATGAATTCTTCTCGCCAAAAAGAAAGGGAATATTTTGAATCAAGCCCAGAATATGGGCATCTTGCTCACAAAATGAGATCAGAATATCTGGCAAAGCTTTTGTCTCAG AGTTGGACTGTATTGGCAGGCCCATTGCAACTGATG GcacaattgtacaaaattttggaAATGTGCCGTGCATTTGATGGCATATTTAAGGAACATTTGGATGGCGG CTACATGCCAACTCCTGTGTTAGTCATTATCGACGTCCAGCCGAAAGAGCTTGGGATACCCACTAAAGCCTATTATGCGGTTGAGGAGGTTAAAGAG AACGTTACACAAAAAATCCAGAAGGTGTTTGTGCATGTTCCTTCAG GATGTTTTCAACCTACTTCCTAA
- the LOC140864563 gene encoding uncharacterized protein isoform X5: MNSSRQKEREYFESSPEYGHLAHKMRSEYLAKLLSQSWTVLAGPLQLMAQLYKILEMCRAFDGIFKEHLDGGYMPTPVLVIIDVQPKELGIPTKAYYAVEEVKEDVFNLLPNLNVSELIKAFAVKTNDMMLVIYLSSLIRSVLALHNLINTNERGSALFFNPFLEQRLLRSTKLH, translated from the exons ATGAATTCTTCTCGCCAAAAAGAAAGGGAATATTTTGAATCAAGCCCAGAATATGGGCATCTTGCTCACAAAATGAGATCAGAATATCTGGCAAAGCTTTTGTCTCAG AGTTGGACTGTATTGGCAGGCCCATTGCAACTGATG GcacaattgtacaaaattttggaAATGTGCCGTGCATTTGATGGCATATTTAAGGAACATTTGGATGGCGG CTACATGCCAACTCCTGTGTTAGTCATTATCGACGTCCAGCCGAAAGAGCTTGGGATACCCACTAAAGCCTATTATGCGGTTGAGGAGGTTAAAGAG GATGTTTTCAACCTACTTCCTAATCTAAATGTGTCCGAATTAATTAAAGCTTTTGCAG TGAAAACAAATGATATGATGTTGGTCATATATCTTTCGTCCCTCATCAGAAGTGTGCTTGCTCTTCATAATTTGATCAACACTAACGAGAGAGGTTCTGCTTTATTTTTTAATCCCTTTTTAGAACAAAGACTTTTAAGATCCACTAAACTACATTGA
- the LOC140864563 gene encoding uncharacterized protein isoform X1, producing MLTLSASTLRDQDALSKVPTREVLEGRAYGLQHPWFGIVNRSQADINKNVDMNSSRQKEREYFESSPEYGHLAHKMRSEYLAKLLSQSWTVLAGPLQLMAQLYKILEMCRAFDGIFKEHLDGGYMPTPVLVIIDVQPKELGIPTKAYYAVEEVKEDVFNLLPNLNVSELIKAFAVKTNDMMLVIYLSSLIRSVLALHNLINTNERGSALFFNPFLEQRLLRSTKLH from the exons ATG CTAACTCTTTCTGCTTCAACCTTGCGTGATCAGGATGCGCTGTCAAAGGTGCCGACACGAGAA GTACTCGAGGGTAGAGCGTACGGGCTCCAACATCCATGGTTTGGAATAGTGAACCGTTcacaagctgatatcaataagaaTGTTGACATGAATTCTTCTCGCCAAAAAGAAAGGGAATATTTTGAATCAAGCCCAGAATATGGGCATCTTGCTCACAAAATGAGATCAGAATATCTGGCAAAGCTTTTGTCTCAG AGTTGGACTGTATTGGCAGGCCCATTGCAACTGATG GcacaattgtacaaaattttggaAATGTGCCGTGCATTTGATGGCATATTTAAGGAACATTTGGATGGCGG CTACATGCCAACTCCTGTGTTAGTCATTATCGACGTCCAGCCGAAAGAGCTTGGGATACCCACTAAAGCCTATTATGCGGTTGAGGAGGTTAAAGAG GATGTTTTCAACCTACTTCCTAATCTAAATGTGTCCGAATTAATTAAAGCTTTTGCAG TGAAAACAAATGATATGATGTTGGTCATATATCTTTCGTCCCTCATCAGAAGTGTGCTTGCTCTTCATAATTTGATCAACACTAACGAGAGAGGTTCTGCTTTATTTTTTAATCCCTTTTTAGAACAAAGACTTTTAAGATCCACTAAACTACATTGA
- the LOC140864563 gene encoding uncharacterized protein isoform X2, producing the protein MLTLSASTLRDQDALSKVLEGRAYGLQHPWFGIVNRSQADINKNVDMNSSRQKEREYFESSPEYGHLAHKMRSEYLAKLLSQSWTVLAGPLQLMAQLYKILEMCRAFDGIFKEHLDGGYMPTPVLVIIDVQPKELGIPTKAYYAVEEVKEDVFNLLPNLNVSELIKAFAVKTNDMMLVIYLSSLIRSVLALHNLINTNERGSALFFNPFLEQRLLRSTKLH; encoded by the exons ATG CTAACTCTTTCTGCTTCAACCTTGCGTGATCAGGATGCGCTGTCAAAG GTACTCGAGGGTAGAGCGTACGGGCTCCAACATCCATGGTTTGGAATAGTGAACCGTTcacaagctgatatcaataagaaTGTTGACATGAATTCTTCTCGCCAAAAAGAAAGGGAATATTTTGAATCAAGCCCAGAATATGGGCATCTTGCTCACAAAATGAGATCAGAATATCTGGCAAAGCTTTTGTCTCAG AGTTGGACTGTATTGGCAGGCCCATTGCAACTGATG GcacaattgtacaaaattttggaAATGTGCCGTGCATTTGATGGCATATTTAAGGAACATTTGGATGGCGG CTACATGCCAACTCCTGTGTTAGTCATTATCGACGTCCAGCCGAAAGAGCTTGGGATACCCACTAAAGCCTATTATGCGGTTGAGGAGGTTAAAGAG GATGTTTTCAACCTACTTCCTAATCTAAATGTGTCCGAATTAATTAAAGCTTTTGCAG TGAAAACAAATGATATGATGTTGGTCATATATCTTTCGTCCCTCATCAGAAGTGTGCTTGCTCTTCATAATTTGATCAACACTAACGAGAGAGGTTCTGCTTTATTTTTTAATCCCTTTTTAGAACAAAGACTTTTAAGATCCACTAAACTACATTGA